One Bacteroidota bacterium genomic region harbors:
- a CDS encoding T9SS type A sorting domain-containing protein, translated as SYYVSATNKYGCGATSNTVKISFLPQLFANIKKAKDSLYVITNRPIKTYIWYKDTILYNTTSWLYHPPTGRYTVTVTDADGCMANSGSLLHTGVNTIIENNLHIYPNPVRDMLYIEGLWLVGDNTNHGQKTNIALYDMHGKKVYAAADAVTNGENNYKINVSSFPKGIYIILVGDVMQKIVIE; from the coding sequence AGTTATTATGTGAGTGCCACCAATAAATATGGCTGCGGGGCCACAAGTAATACGGTAAAAATAAGTTTTCTGCCACAACTGTTTGCCAATATCAAAAAAGCAAAAGATAGTTTATATGTAATAACCAACCGTCCAATAAAAACATATATTTGGTATAAAGACACCATATTATATAATACCACTTCATGGCTCTACCACCCACCTACTGGCAGGTATACCGTTACGGTAACTGATGCGGATGGTTGTATGGCAAACAGTGGTTCATTGTTGCATACAGGAGTAAATACTATTATTGAAAACAATTTGCATATATATCCAAACCCCGTGCGGGATATGCTGTATATAGAGGGGTTGTGGTTGGTTGGTGATAACACAAACCATGGGCAGAAGACAAACATTGCCCTATATGATATGCATGGCAAGAAAGTATACGCCGCGGCGGATGCGGTTACGAATGGAGAGAATAATTATAAGATAAATGTATCGAGTTTTCCAAAAGGAATATATATAATACTTGTAGGAGATGTGATGCAAAAAATTGTGATTGAATAA